A window of Kangiella sp. TOML190 genomic DNA:
GGCAAAAGTCAATTTAGCCAGTGTCAACTATCACTTTGGTTCGAAGAAATCCTTGATACAGGACGTTTTTGACCGTTTTCTATCGGATTATACAACTGGCCTAATTCAGCGCCTTGCGGAGCTGGAAAAGGAGTTGGCACAAGATGGGAAGGCTTCTGAGCAAGCGTTGGATACGGAAACCTTGCTTAAGGCACTGGTTTCGCCGCTGTTGATACTGGAGCGTAAACGTAAAGCTTCGATTTCGATTTTTATGCGCCTCTTAGGGCGTGCCTATGCCGAAACTCAAGGTCATTTACGCCGCTATGTTACTGAAAAGTATGGTTTTGTATTGGTGCGTTTTACCATGCTTTTTCAGCAGGCTTATCCGAATTTAAGCAATGATCAGATCTTTTGGCGACTGCATTATACCCTTGGCAGCTTGATCTTTACCTTGGCTGGTAGCGATGCTCTGCGCGAGATTTCTGCGGTGGATTTTAAACGAGAAATGGCGATTGAGGATGTGATTGATGAAATGATCCCCTTTTTAGCCGCGGGTATGAAAGCTTAGTTTTGCTAAATTAACAATAGAAAGCATTAACAAGATTAAGCTCTAAAAATTTTAAAATATGATGATTGAGGTAATAAAAACATGACTGGATTATGGCAGTTATTGATAATGGTGTTAGTGGCGGGCGTTTGCGCTTATAACCGCTGGCCAATGAAAAAAGTAATGATTGCTAATTTGGCGGCTTTGGCGCTAATTTGGCTGGCCAGCGATTTGTCATGGGGTTTTTACCTGTCAGCGATAACTTATGGCGTGGTGGCACTATTTTATTTATTGCCGGATTTACGGATGGATTGGATCTCGCGTAAAGCTTATAACTTTATGCAAAAGGTTTTGCCGCCAATGAATGAAACTGAAAAAGTAGCGCTTGAGGCTGGCGATGTTTGGTGGGATGGCGATCTGTTCCAAGGAAATCCAGATTGGAACAAGATGCTTAAGATCGAAAAGCCGACTTTAAATGAAGAAGAGCAGTCTTTCGTCGATAATGAAACTGAACAACTTTGCGAAATGCTTGACGATTGGGATATTGTGCATAAGCGCAAAGACTTACCACCAGAGGTTTGGCAGTTCATAAAAGATAAAGGCTTTTTGGGAATGATTATCCCGAAAGAGTATGGCGGTAAAGGCTTTTCAGCTTTGGCACACTCTACTGTTGTGACCAAGCTTTCTACCCGTAGCGCTTCGGCCGCGGTTACGGTCATGGTACCTAATTCTTTAGGGCCAGGTGAATTGTTACTGCACTATGGTACTGACGCGCAAAAAGATTATTATTTACCGCGCTTAGCAGCGGGTAAAGAAATTCCATGTTTTGCCTTAACTTCGCCAGTGGCCGGTTCTGATGCTGGTGCGATTCCCGATAAGGGCGTGGTTTGTATGGGCAAACACGAAGGTAAAGACGTTTTAGGGATCAAAATTAATTGGAACAAACGTTACATCACCTTGGCGCCAGTGGCGACCATCGTTGGTTTGGCCTTTAAGCTTTACGATCCTGATGGCTTGCTAGGCGATACTGACAAAGAAGACTATGGCATTACCTGCGCTTTGATCCCGAGCGATCACCCTGGCGTGGAAATTGGCCAACGTCATTTACCGATGAATCAAGCCTTTATGAACGGTACTACTAAAGGCAAAGACGTTTTTATTCCGCTGGACATGATTATTGGTGGTAAAGAGTTCGCTGGTCAGGGCTGGCGTATGTTGATGGAATCATTAGCCGCCGGGCGTTCTATTTCGTTGCCTGCAATGGGTGCGGCTTGTGCTAAGTTGTCGTATCGCATGACGGGTGCTTATGCCATGGTGCGCGAGCAATTTAAGACACCGATCGCGCGCTTTGAAGGTATCGAAGAAGCGATGGCACGAATTGCTGGCATGACTTATCGCATCGAAGCAATGCGTACTATGACCGCTGGTGCTGTAGATTTGGGCGTGAAACCTTCGGTGGTTTCAGCCATTGCTAAGTACCACATGACGGAAATGGGTCGTCAAATCATGAACGATTCCATGGATATTCATGCAGGACGAGCCATTATCATGGGCGAGCGAAATTATCTTGCTAATGGTTATATGAGTCAGCCGATTGGTATTACCGTGGAAGGCGCTAATATTTTGACTCGTAACTTGATGATTTTTGGACAAGGCGCGGTGCGTTGTCATCCTTATGTGTTCCGCGAAATGATGGCGGCGCAACTTGAAGATAAAGAAGAGGGTGTGAAGCGTTTCGATAGTCTATTGTTCCGTCATATTGGTTATGGTGTTAGCAATTTTGCGCGTACCTTAGGTTTAGGCTTGAGCGCAGGAAAGTTGGCAGCTAAGCCTGTTGCCGGTCGTACCGGAAAATACTATCAACAATTGACTCGTATGAGCTCGGTTTTAGCGCTCACCTCTGACGTGGCGATGGGTATGCTTGGCGGTGATCTAAAGCGAAAAGAGCGCTTATCGGCACGTTTAGCCGATGTGTTAAGCCATTTATATATGGCTTCGGCGGTACTTAAATACTATGAAGACAACGAGCGGCCAATTTCAGATTTACCCTATGTGCAATGGAATATCGAGTCTAGCTTGGAGCAAATGCAACAAGCCTTGTACGAATTTTATGGTAATTTCCCGAATCAATGGGTAGGCAAATTATTGCGTTTTGTCGCTTTCCCGTATGGCAAAAGCTACCGTAAACCAAGCGATCGGTTGGATCGCGAGGTGGTCAAACCGATGCTGACGAAAAGTGATATTCGCGAGCGATTAACCAACTATTCGTTTGTTGGCGAAGCTTCTGATGATGTGACTGGTCGTGTCGAACAAGCCTTCTTCAAGGTGCTAGCCGCTGACGAGGTTCGCCGTAAATTGCGTAAAGCGATGAAGGCCAAGCAACTGGATAAAAATGCGACCAATATGGAGCGAATCGAGCAGGCCATTGAAAAGGGTATCATCAATCAAGAAGAACATCAGATCTTGGTGGATGCGGAAGAAGCCCGGATGGATGTGATTCAGGTGGATGATTATTCGCATGAACAAATCTCTGGCGTGGTCACGGAAAACAAATCAAGCAAGAGCAAAACCAAAGCTGCCTAAAAGTCGCTGACTAGGTAACTGCTTGTATATCAAAGCTCTGGGAATCTATAAGATTTTGATTTCTAGGGCTTTTTTGCTACTTTATGAAAGAAATTAACGTCACTTTGGTAATATGCAGTTAAAAATTGACAAAAAAGTTCTAGAGCAAGCTGAGTCGATTGCCGCGGAAAGCTATTGGAAGCTACCAATGCCCAAAGAGTTTGAGCGCGTCTATTTACTGAACAATTACCAAGCTCGCATTAAACATTTTCGGATATTCATCTATATCGGTATTTTCCTGTTGGCGCTTTATGGCGTAGCAGAAATTTATAACGTGAAAGATGGTAATTATTTAGCACTTATTATGCGCTATGGTATTGCCGTGCCAGCTGCTTTGTTCGCGGTGCAGTTTTTTGATAAACCGAAATATGCTCTATATCAAGACTGGATCATTTCTTTGAGTGGTGTGGTGATTTGTGCCTTGATTTTTGTGAGTCGTTACCAAGCCTTTGTGCAAGATCAATTCTACTATTATTACGGCTACATTATCCTCATTTGTTATATCAATATCGTTATCCAACCAAGATTTATCCCTTCATTAATAGCTTCGCTAGTGGTTTGCGTTGGTGGCATTAGCTTTTACTATTTTTTGGATATGCCAACCAATCGCTATGTGTTTTTGGTCTTTGACACCTGTTTTTTTGTGTTTTTGAGCTTAGTTTCGAACTACTATATTCAGCTTAGTGTGCGTAAGCTTTATGCTCGAAGCTTGCTGCAAGACCGAGCCAGAAAAAGCGAACAGAAAGCAAAAGATAAGCTTTTTAAATTATCCAATATCGATGCCTTAACCCAGCTTTCTAATCGGCGTTTTTTTGATGAAGCCAAGGACAGTTTTGATAAGCCGGATACGGGTGTGTTGTTTATTGATATTGATCACTTCAAAGACTTTAATGATCTTTATGGTCATATCGCTGGAGATGACTGTATTTGCGAGGTTGCTAAGACCATTGCTCAGAACGTTCGCAAAAATGATCTCTCAGCTCGATATGGTGGCGAAGAATTTGTCATTTTAATGGATGCTACTGAGCCTGAGGTTATAAAGTTAATTGGGACACGAATTATTGAGCAGATCAAAGCTTTACAGATCCCCCATGAGTCTTCCGCTCATAAGGTAGTGACTGTTTGTGTCGGCTGGTCTTATTTGACCGAAAAGCGTAGCCTACAACAAGGTTTGCAACTTGCTGATCAGGCTTTATATCAAGCCAAGAGTCAAGGCCGAAATCAACTTTATCCACTCTAACGATACTTTCACTTGGTCAGACAAGTGACTTTCCTTTTACCTTAACCGCGGATCTTTGTTATCCTATAAGGATACCTTTAGCGATGACCAAAATATGGTCAATTTGCCTTAATAATAGGGCTTTTGGAGAGATTTTATGAGCCAAAAAGATAAATTGGTGATTTTTGATACAACCTTGCGTGACGGCGAACAAAGTCCTGGCGCTTCGATGGATAAAGACGAAAAATTAGCAATTGCTCGTCAATTAGAAAAAATGAAGGTGGACGTGATTGAAGCCGGTTTTGCCATTGCCAGTCCGGGTGATTTTGAAGCGGTTAAATTAGTCGCCGATAACATCAAAGATAGCACTATTTGCTCACTCTCTCGTGCTATGGAAAAAGATATTCAAGCCGCTGGTGATGCTATTAAGGGGGCTAATTCTGGCCGTATTCACACTTTTATCGCTACCTCACCTTTGCACATGCAGCATAAATTGCAGATGCCGCCGGAAAAAGTGATCGAACAAGCCGTGGCTTCGGTTAAATTTGCCCGTAACTTGTGTGACGATGTGGAATTTTCTTGCGAAGATGCTGGGCGCTCTGAAATCGATTTTATGTGTAAAATCATTGAGCAGGTAATTGATGCCGGCGCTCGTACCATCAATATCCCTGATACAGTGGGATACAATATGCCGGATCAATATGCCAATACCATCAAGCAGCTGCTGGAGCGTATTCCAAACGCGGACAAAGCGATTTTTTCAGTACACTGCCATAACGATTTAGGTCTGGCAGTAGCCAATTCCTTAGCGGCGGTGCAATGCGGCGCTCGTCAGGTAGAATGTACCATTAATGGTTTAGGTGAGCGCGCTGGTAATGCTTCGTTAGAAGAAATTGTAATGGCAGTAAAAACCCGCCCGGATTACTTTAACGCACGGGTGGATATTGATACTCGCCATATCGTCAATACTTCGCAAATGGTTTCCAAAATTACTGGCTTTGCAGTACAACCTAATAAGGCCATTGTTGGTGATAATGCCTTTGCCCATGAGTCAGGTATCCATCAAGATGGTGTGTTAAAACACCGCGAAACTTATGAGATTATGCGTGCTGAAGATGTGGGTTGGGCGAATAATAAAATGGTATTAGGTAAACACTCGGGACGAAATGCTTTTAAAAGCCATTTGGCGCAACTGGGCCATAAGTTTAATAACAACGATGAGCTTAAAGAAGCATTTGTTGCCTTTAAAAAGCTTGCCGATGAAAAGCACGATATTCTGGACGAGGATTTATTATCCTTAGTTCAGCATTAATCTGAGCGCGATGGTTAGGGTAAATGCTAATCTATGACTGATCAGCTAGCTTATTTGGATGCGATTGGAGTACCTCGTTGGGTGCTCCGTGAGTCTGCTGTGGAAGTTTCGGTGGAAACTTCTGTAGAACCTTCGACCGAAACCCCAATTGAAGAGAGCCTAGTTAGTAAGTCAGAAGTAAAAGCGCCTTCTACAGCAGCTTCTGCGGAAAACAAAGCTGTTGAACAAGCGGCTTCGATTTATCTCAAAGCGTTAGTGAGCAACCCGAAAGCAAAAGCGGCAATTATTGCCGCTCAATCACCATCAAAAGCGCAATTACAACAGAACTGGAAGCAGCTTAAGTTTGCTTGGAAGCAATGGCAAAACAGTGAATTTCCAGTCAGTCTCTATCAGATAACGGACGACTCAAGCTATTCTTTAGCTCACCTTAAGCAGCAGAAGCTAGTGCTGATTAATGCTATGGAACCGCCAGAGCAACAACAAAGCGAATCGTTAAGCTCCAATAGCAATCATGGATTCATGCTGCAAGCGCCAGCATTTGGCGCAGTTGGCAATAAAAAAGCATGGTGGCAGTTGTTACAAGAGTTGCAGCAAAAAATTGAGCTGCTTTAGTTGTTTAATCCACTTCTTGAAACCCACCTGCTTAAACCTAGTTCTGAATGCATCAGTTGCAAATAGCTTCTTTAAGCAAAAGTGACCTTGATTCGATCGTCGAACTTGAGTCAAAAGTTCACCCCTTTGCTTGGTCGCGCCAAGCACATCTTGATAGCATCGAAGCGGGTTATCCGAGCTTGGTGTTAACTGAAAATAACCAGCTTATTGGTTTTGTTATCTTTAATTATCTGTCTGATGAGTGTCACCTTTTGGATATTGCTGTTGATCGGCAGCACCTTAGGCAAGGTCATGCCAAACGTTTGCTTAGTGCTATGTTAGAAAAGGCACGCCAGGCGGGGATGATAAAGGTGATTTTAGAGGTTCGAGCTTCAAATCTTGCTGCCCTTAATCTATATCTAGCTTTGGGTTTTGAGCGTATTGGGCTGCGAAAGAATTATTATCGTGGCTATATCGATAATATGCCTAAGCAAGAAAAAGGGCGTGAGGATGCCATTGTGATGGAAAAAGCTTTATAATCGCGCCAACTTTAGTCATTTTAGCTCGAACTGCATGTCCAAACTTGTTGAACAAATCGAAAATCGTCGCACTTTTGCCATTATTTCGCACCCTGATGCGGGTAAAACTACCATTACTGAAAAAGTGCTCTTATTCGGTAATCAGATCCAAGAAGCAGGGGTGGTCAAAGGCCGAGGTGGCAAGCACGCTACTTCAGACTGGATGGAGCTGGAAAAGCAGCGTGGTATTTCGGTTACCACCTCGGTGATGCAGTTTCCTTATGGCGGACGTACCGTAAACCTCTTGGATACGCCTGGTCACGAAGATTTTTCTGAAGATACTTACCGTACATTAACTGCGGTGGATTCAGCTTTAATGGTGATAGATGCGGCCAAGGGTGTGGAAGCGCGAACCATTAAGTTGATGGAAGTTTGTCGCTTGCGCGATACGCCGATTGTGACCTTTATGAATAAAATGGATCGCGATATTCGAGATCCGATTGAACTGTTGGACGAAGTGGAAGAGGTTCTGAATATCAAATGTTCGCCAGTATCTTGGCCAATTGGGATGGGTAAACAATTTAAAGGGGTTTATCATATCCTTGAGGATAAAACCTATTTGTATCAGTCAGGACAGGGCCATACCATTCAAGCCGAGCGGATCATTGAAGGTTTGGATAACCCCGAGCTGGATACCGCGGTTGGCCCCTTAGCGGATGATTTGCGCGAAGAGTTAGAGTTGGTACAAGGCGCTAGCCATGAATTTGATAAAGCTGAATTTTTAGCGGGCAAATTAACCCCAGTTTACTTTGGTACAGCATTAGGCAACTTTGGGGTTAACCATATGCTTGACGGACTGGTGGAATGGGCGCCAAGTCCGATGCCTCGTCAGTCAGAAGAGCGAGAAGTTACTGCCACCGAAGAAAAGTTTTCTGCTTTTGTATTTAAAATTCAGGCCAATATGGATCCGCAGCATCGTGATCGGATTGCTTTTGCCCGAATTTGTAGCGGTAAATACAATAAAGGGATGAAGATGCGCCACGTTCGTATTAATAAAAATATATCCGTAAACAATGCGCTAACTTTCCTAGCGGGCGATCGTGAGCACTTAGAGGAAGCTTACGCCGGAGATATTATTGGGCTGCATAATCATGGAACTATTCAAATTGGCGATACCTTTACCGAAGGTGAAATCCTTAAGTTTAAAGGGATCCCTAATTTTGCGCCGGAACTTTTTAGAAGGGTGCGTTTAAAAGATCCGATGAAGAATAAAGCCTTGCTTAAAGGCTTGGTTCAGTTGTCCGAAGAAGGGGCAACTCAAGTGTTTAAACCGCAAGAATCCAATGACTTGGTATTGGGTGCAGTGGGTGTGTTGCAGTTTGATGTAGTTGCACATCGGCTGAAAAACGAATATAAAGTAGAGTGTATCTACGATCAGGTTAGCGTGGCGACGGCCCGTTGGGTTGAGTGCGATGATGATAAGAAGTTGGAAGAGTTTAAACGTAAAAATTCGCAAAACTTAGCACTGGATGGTGGCGAAAACTGGACCTATTTGGCACCCTCTATGGTAAATTTGAATTTAGCGATAGAGCGTTGGCCGGAAGTTCGTTTCTTTGAAACGCGGGAACATTAGAATAAAAACAAAATTGTTGCTTATTTTAAAGGGATACTTATTTTTAAGTGATAAAAGGGGGCTGGTATAAGTGTTTTTTAAGAAGAAAAAGCAGACTCAAAAAATCGAAAGAAAACTGTTTGATAGTATTTGTCATTTGGACTTTCCGATATTTGATAAAGAACGCGATTCAATTTTCGAAAGGATGCCCAAACTTGGGATCGATGGTATTTTAATAGCTGGAGTGACTCAAGATAAATGGCGCTTTATTCGTCAATTAGCAGCGCTGAAAAAAAATGTATATTCAGCGATAGGTTTACATCCTGAGTTTTTGCAACAACATTCCAAAAAAAATATTCGTGATCTAGAGCTTGCGGTGTCGGTTAAACCACTATGGGCGATTGGCGAAATCGGCTTGGACTACTACGAAAAAAATATTGATCGCAAGGCGCAGGTGGATCTTTTTTCCGCTCAGCTAAACATTGCAAAAGCTGCCGAGTTGCCTGTTATTCTCCACGTTCGCAAGGCGCACGAAGATACTTTAGCTTACATAAAGGCGCAGAACTTCCAACAGGGAGGGATTGTGCATGCTTTTAATGGCAGTATCCAACAGGCCGAGCGTTATATCGATTTAGGCTTTAAGCTAAGTTTTGGCGGCGCTATTACCTACCCAAACGCGGTGAAATTAAAAAAACTGGTGACCGAACTGCCTTTAGAGTCGATGGTGTTAGAAACCAATTCACCAGATATGAAACCGGCTAATAGCCGCAAAGCTTACAATACTCCCTTCCAAATTTTTGACGTTTTCAACGAAGTCTGTAAGTTGCGTCAAGAATCAGCCGATGATATTGCGCGTATCACTTGTCAAAACTCCAAACAAATACTTCGAATCCAATAGGTTATTAGTGATTTTGTTGAGACATTGATGATTAGCTATTGAATCTAAAAAGGATTTTGATTTAAGCTGTGCTAATACTATAAGTATTTAAGGAACTTATGCTTTCTACCTTTCAAATTTTAGATGCACTAAAAAAAGACGGCTGGATCACCGATGAGCAGTTTCAAGCGGCTCGGGTACATGTGCGTCAGGGTAATTTGCAATTAACTCCAATCGAGCAAGTAGCAGATCTGTGTTTGACTCGTTTTGATGACAGTCGACAAATTCTCGATGAAGAAGCGGTCACCAAATACGTTGCCTCTTTATTAGGAAAAAAGTACTTCAAAATTGATCCCTTGAAAATTGATGTAGACTCGGTGACTCAAGTTATGTCGCTAGCCTATGCCGAGCGGCATAAGATCTTGGCGCTAGAAGTCCAAGAAGAATTGATTATCATGGCGGTGTTAGAACCGGATAACTTAAGTTGGCAGCAAGGTCTTGAGCAAACCACGCGCAAACGAATTGTACCTGTGCTGGCTAACCCTGCTTTAGTAAAGCGTTATCAAAAAGAATTTTATCAGCTGTCGGCTTCGATCAAGGGTGCTAACAAGACGAAACTCCAAGCGGACAATACGGTTGGTAATCTGGAACAATTGATTGAACTTAAAGGCTCCGAAGAGGCCGATGCTAACGACCAGCATATTGTACAAATCGTTGATTGGTTATTGCAATATGCCTTTAAACAAAGAGCCAGTGATATCCATATAGAGCCGCGAAGGGAAATTGGTAAAGTCAGGTTTCGTATTGATGGGGTTTTGCACGAGGTTTACCAACTACCGATTTCCATTACTCATGCGGTGGTGTCACGGTTTAAAATTCTAGGGCGAATGGACTTGGCAGAAAGGCGTAAACCGCTGGATGGACGGGTCAAAACTAAAAATCCCGATGGCATGGAAATAGAGCTACGACTATCCACCTTGCCCACTGCTTTTGGTGAAAAGTTTGTTGGTCGTATTTTTGACCCCACAGTGTTAGATCGTGATTTTTTGCAATTGGGACTGGAGCCAGAAACAGAGCATTTATGGCGCGATCTGATCGGTAATCCTACCGGTATCGTGCTCTTAACGGGGCCAACGGGTTCGGGTAAAACCACCACCCTTTACACTTCTTTGGATTTGCTGGCGACCAGCGAGGTGAATATTTGTACCATCGAAGATCCGATTGAGATGGTCGATCCCAAGCTCAATCAGATGCAGGTTCATCATGATATTGATCTAGATTTCGCTTCTGGTATCCGAGCTTTGCTGCGGCAAGATCCGGACATTATCATGATTGGCGAAATTCGTGATAAAGAGACGGCCCACATGGCTGTCCAAGCCGCTTTAACCGGTCACTTAGTGATTTCCACTTTACACACCAATGACTCTTCTTCAGCAATTACCCGTTTGATGGAGATTGGAGTCGAGCCTTACTTAATTAACGCCACCATGTTAGGGGTGATGGCGCAGCGTTTGGTCAGAACTCTGTGCGAGCGCTGTAAAAAAGCTACCAAGCTTGAACCGGTTGCGTGGCAGTCTTTAGTCGGCGATGAGCAAAAAGTTACTATGCCGGAAACGGTGTATGAGCCGGTTGGGTGCGACTATTGTCGAAATACCGGTTATCAAGGACGACAAGGAGTTTATGAGCTATTTAGAGTGACCGATGAACTTAAACATTTAATTCACGACAAAATTGATTTGGCCGAAGTTCGAAAACAAAACGTTCGTGATGGCATGAATTTATTGCGGATTAGTGGCGCCTTCAAGGTGGCGAGCGGAAAAACCACTATTGAAGAAGTGTTGAGGGTTGCGCCGCGTTCAAATTAATCCAATAGTTTTTTATTATTGGTCGATTTGGCTTTCGGCTTGGTTTTCAGTTTGTTCTAATTCGGGAGCGAGAGTTTCCTCAAGCTCCAACTCAACTGGCTCTTGTTCAAGTTGTTTGCGAGAGCCGTCTAGGTTAAACAGTTGTTGCAATACCGCATAGTATTGGCGGATGTTACCTACATAGCGCACCGGTTCATTACCTCGAGCATAGCCAAAGCGAGTCTTTGAATACCACTTCTTTTGCCGTAAAAGCGGTAAATAATCTTTGATTACCTGCCAAGTGTCGGGAACTTGACCATCGGCTTGCGCTAGGCGCCTAGCATCTTCAAGGTGGCCAAAACCAACGTTATAGCCAGCCAAAGCGAACCAATTACGGTCGGGATCGGTTATCCGCTCAGGGATTTTTTGTAGCATTAAGCGAAAGTAATCCGCGCCGCCAATGATGCTTTGTTTGGGATCGAGTCGATCTTTAATACCCAGCTGTTTGGCAGTATTTTGTGTTAGCATCATTAGACCACGAACACCAGTAGGTGAGCGGGCATCGGGTTTCCAGTGGGACTCTTGATAACCCATTGCCGCTAAAAATCGCCAATCGAGATCATCGCTAGCAGCTTGTATAAAATCAGGAATAAACGCTTCTAAACGGCTATCAATAGCACGAATAAATTCTCGGCTACCAACATAATCAAACTTGGTTAAATGGCCATAGTAGCGCTCGATAAGGTAGTCAATACTGCCATCGGTTCGTGCTTGATTAAAAAATTCAATCACCTTTGCAAACAAACTATCATCGCTATTTTTGGCTAAAGCCCAAGCTAAGTTTTGTTTACCTGAAATGCTAAAAGCAACAGCCAATTCCGGCTCGACTTGGCGCGCCAGCTCTAAATCATTGGAGTCGGCGACGGTATAGCGAATAGTCTCGTCCAGCACCTTATCTAGCAGCTCTGAAGCACTGAATTCGTTGGTTTCGCTCCAGGTAAGCTCAGGATAATTCTCTTGCTCTTTTCGTAGAGTCGCGGAATGTGAAGAATTGGCTAATACCATCAAGCCGCCTTCAATTTGACTAAAATCTCTAGGGCGTTTTTGTCCTTGTTTGTAAACGAGCTTGCTGCTGATCTCTTGATAGCTGGGTGAAAACCGTAGTTTTTTTACTCGCTCTTTGGTGACGGTAAGACCCGCGGCGATCAGATCTGCGTGACCTTTTTCCAGCTCTGACATCATTTTTGCCAGATCGTTTTCCGTAATAATTTGTACATCGACCTCAAGGTAGTCGGCGAACAGTTTGACCAATTCGTATTCAAAACCGGTAAAGTCTTGATCGCCAATGTACATGGTGGTTGGGGCAATACGGGTATAAACCTTGATATAGCCGCGGGCTTTAATTTCTTCCAGCTGGTTTTGAGGTTGGCGCTGACAAGCGGTGACGAGCAATAGGCAAGCGACAAGGCTTAGGCCTAATAGCCAATGCGGGAATTTAAAAATGCAGTTCATTGCCACTCTTGACGCCTAGTTTATTATGTCAAATATCAACAACTTATAATTATTGATCAATATTATGCTTGGATCTGGGCAAAAAGTACAAATTTGGCAGGAAAAAGCCATCAAAGGCTTATCAAAAAGTGGCTTTTAGAGTAAAATTTGCGCTCCTTGGCAAAGCCTAGTTTTGCCCGCTAATTCAACCTATCGGTAGAGAAGTTTATGCTCATTTTGCGCGGTAACCCTGCTTATTCTGAATTCCAAAAAGCTCGTTTGTTGAAAGAGACCCATGCCATCGAGCCTCGCGTGGCTGAGATTTATGGCGAATATGTGCATTATGTGCATACCAATGCCGACTTAACTGCTGATGAAATGGCGGTTTTGGAGCGATTGTTGGAGTATGGTCCGAGCCGCCCAGCCAGTGAGCATTCTGGTCGCCGCATGATTGTAGTGCCACGTCCCGGCACCATTTCGCCTTGGTCTTCAAAAGCAACCAATATTGCGCAAAATTGCGGGCTTGAGAAAATTGAGCGAATCGAGCGCGGTATCGCGGTCTACTTCATCAATCCAGAGGGCGAGCCAATCAAAGACGCGGTTGCCGAGCGTTTAAAGCCGCTAGTTCATGATCGTATGACCCAATCCGTGTTTGATGAACATAACCAAGCCGAAGTATTATTTGTTCAGGAAAGC
This region includes:
- a CDS encoding TetR/AcrR family transcriptional regulator gives rise to the protein MSKNETTKARILDAAEQLFAERGFAETSLRTITARAKVNLASVNYHFGSKKSLIQDVFDRFLSDYTTGLIQRLAELEKELAQDGKASEQALDTETLLKALVSPLLILERKRKASISIFMRLLGRAYAETQGHLRRYVTEKYGFVLVRFTMLFQQAYPNLSNDQIFWRLHYTLGSLIFTLAGSDALREISAVDFKREMAIEDVIDEMIPFLAAGMKA
- a CDS encoding acyl-CoA dehydrogenase, which translates into the protein MTGLWQLLIMVLVAGVCAYNRWPMKKVMIANLAALALIWLASDLSWGFYLSAITYGVVALFYLLPDLRMDWISRKAYNFMQKVLPPMNETEKVALEAGDVWWDGDLFQGNPDWNKMLKIEKPTLNEEEQSFVDNETEQLCEMLDDWDIVHKRKDLPPEVWQFIKDKGFLGMIIPKEYGGKGFSALAHSTVVTKLSTRSASAAVTVMVPNSLGPGELLLHYGTDAQKDYYLPRLAAGKEIPCFALTSPVAGSDAGAIPDKGVVCMGKHEGKDVLGIKINWNKRYITLAPVATIVGLAFKLYDPDGLLGDTDKEDYGITCALIPSDHPGVEIGQRHLPMNQAFMNGTTKGKDVFIPLDMIIGGKEFAGQGWRMLMESLAAGRSISLPAMGAACAKLSYRMTGAYAMVREQFKTPIARFEGIEEAMARIAGMTYRIEAMRTMTAGAVDLGVKPSVVSAIAKYHMTEMGRQIMNDSMDIHAGRAIIMGERNYLANGYMSQPIGITVEGANILTRNLMIFGQGAVRCHPYVFREMMAAQLEDKEEGVKRFDSLLFRHIGYGVSNFARTLGLGLSAGKLAAKPVAGRTGKYYQQLTRMSSVLALTSDVAMGMLGGDLKRKERLSARLADVLSHLYMASAVLKYYEDNERPISDLPYVQWNIESSLEQMQQALYEFYGNFPNQWVGKLLRFVAFPYGKSYRKPSDRLDREVVKPMLTKSDIRERLTNYSFVGEASDDVTGRVEQAFFKVLAADEVRRKLRKAMKAKQLDKNATNMERIEQAIEKGIINQEEHQILVDAEEARMDVIQVDDYSHEQISGVVTENKSSKSKTKAA
- a CDS encoding diguanylate cyclase; its protein translation is MQLKIDKKVLEQAESIAAESYWKLPMPKEFERVYLLNNYQARIKHFRIFIYIGIFLLALYGVAEIYNVKDGNYLALIMRYGIAVPAALFAVQFFDKPKYALYQDWIISLSGVVICALIFVSRYQAFVQDQFYYYYGYIILICYINIVIQPRFIPSLIASLVVCVGGISFYYFLDMPTNRYVFLVFDTCFFVFLSLVSNYYIQLSVRKLYARSLLQDRARKSEQKAKDKLFKLSNIDALTQLSNRRFFDEAKDSFDKPDTGVLFIDIDHFKDFNDLYGHIAGDDCICEVAKTIAQNVRKNDLSARYGGEEFVILMDATEPEVIKLIGTRIIEQIKALQIPHESSAHKVVTVCVGWSYLTEKRSLQQGLQLADQALYQAKSQGRNQLYPL
- the rimI gene encoding ribosomal protein S18-alanine N-acetyltransferase gives rise to the protein MHQLQIASLSKSDLDSIVELESKVHPFAWSRQAHLDSIEAGYPSLVLTENNQLIGFVIFNYLSDECHLLDIAVDRQHLRQGHAKRLLSAMLEKARQAGMIKVILEVRASNLAALNLYLALGFERIGLRKNYYRGYIDNMPKQEKGREDAIVMEKAL
- the prfC gene encoding peptide chain release factor 3; its protein translation is MSKLVEQIENRRTFAIISHPDAGKTTITEKVLLFGNQIQEAGVVKGRGGKHATSDWMELEKQRGISVTTSVMQFPYGGRTVNLLDTPGHEDFSEDTYRTLTAVDSALMVIDAAKGVEARTIKLMEVCRLRDTPIVTFMNKMDRDIRDPIELLDEVEEVLNIKCSPVSWPIGMGKQFKGVYHILEDKTYLYQSGQGHTIQAERIIEGLDNPELDTAVGPLADDLREELELVQGASHEFDKAEFLAGKLTPVYFGTALGNFGVNHMLDGLVEWAPSPMPRQSEEREVTATEEKFSAFVFKIQANMDPQHRDRIAFARICSGKYNKGMKMRHVRINKNISVNNALTFLAGDREHLEEAYAGDIIGLHNHGTIQIGDTFTEGEILKFKGIPNFAPELFRRVRLKDPMKNKALLKGLVQLSEEGATQVFKPQESNDLVLGAVGVLQFDVVAHRLKNEYKVECIYDQVSVATARWVECDDDKKLEEFKRKNSQNLALDGGENWTYLAPSMVNLNLAIERWPEVRFFETREH
- a CDS encoding TatD family hydrolase; this translates as MFFKKKKQTQKIERKLFDSICHLDFPIFDKERDSIFERMPKLGIDGILIAGVTQDKWRFIRQLAALKKNVYSAIGLHPEFLQQHSKKNIRDLELAVSVKPLWAIGEIGLDYYEKNIDRKAQVDLFSAQLNIAKAAELPVILHVRKAHEDTLAYIKAQNFQQGGIVHAFNGSIQQAERYIDLGFKLSFGGAITYPNAVKLKKLVTELPLESMVLETNSPDMKPANSRKAYNTPFQIFDVFNEVCKLRQESADDIARITCQNSKQILRIQ